atatatacctGTCTGGAAGAGACATAGAACCAATTACTTCCTCTAAGCTGCAATGTCTCGGAGCCTCATGTCTTTGGATTTCTTTTACTCGGTTAGGTCAAAACCAGGATAAACTGGCAAATTTTCTGGATATGGTATCAGTCACAGACCGGCACTCTAGTGAAAAGGACCTTTATGACATGTTTAGTCATATTATGACTCGATTCCACTACAAAACGCATTTAATAACACCGTACAATTTTCTAACGAGCTTCTTTTTTATTCTCCATTTGGAACGTAAACACAATCTGAGATGGATGTCACGTTATATACTGGAGCTAGCGCATTACGATGCGGATATTTGTGTAAAAAATAGGTATAGACCGAGTCTAATAGCAACAGCTGCTCTTTACACAGGATTAGTAGCTTTGAGGGTCACTGTTGATTGGATTTCTGACTTGTCTATTTTAACACCGTATACTGGAAAGGAATATGAATTTAGAATTGTTCATCGTCGGATGTTGAAATTATTAAAAGTCGCTTCTCCATCCAAATATAGGTCAGCATACACGAGAtacagcagaaaagaatataatcaCGTTGCTTTGgttgatttttcatttatttattaaaagtttTCGCGTTATTTCTGTAGCTCGTATTctagaaatattaaatacataaattgtattacattttatttatcttatgatttaaaactgttctgACTCTCTACTTTTGGAAGTTGACACGAGTACGGCAGTGGCGTCCAGAAACTAGCTTCACAATCATGATATCTCAAGTTCAATCCTTTCTTCGTATCAAGTGCTTTTTACTAGTGCTTCAATTCGATCCGACCTTCACAGAAAAATGGGGCCGGCGAAAACTATATGGAAGTTCATTGGATACAGTGAAACCGAAAGGTgaagccttgtcacacactgaatCATAATTCTATCAGAATTATATTAAGAATACTTGTCTTTGGACTACTCGGCTACTTACAGAACGTTAATTATGTGACTCGATTATGTGACTCGATAGAAACTATATTGCAGGTTACTAGGAAGAGGGAAAAGCTCAAGGTGATATACTGGTGCTGTATGATTGCCTCCTTGATTTTTCGTATGCAGAAAGTGACAGAATGATAATAAGAAAGATTACTGTTACTATAAATTGTTTCTGTTAAGATAAAAATCTgggcaagacttccttttgtacgaccccccccccaaacaccccttttttaaaaatttaatttattttctacacAAACCCCTGTTTTCGGCTACGGAGAATacaaatctgcaaaaaaaaaaattggcataaATCGGCATTTTGAAATTACCCTCAcccctaaattcttcatttttcactttttcagaaattttttttttttcaaaatatgcggaaaaatatggagattatgNNNNNNNNNNNNNNNNNNNNNNNNNNNNNNNNNNNNNNNNNNNNNNNNNNNNNNNNNNNNNNNNNNNNNNNNNNNNNNNNNNNNNNNNNNNNNNNNNNNNNNNNNNNNNNNNNNNNNNNNNNNNNNNNNNNNNNNNNNNNNNNNNNNNNNNNNNNNNNNNNNNNNNNNNNNNNNNNNNNNNNNNNNNNNNNNNNNNNNNNNNNNNNNNNNNNNNNNNNNNNNNNNNNNNNNNNNNNNNNNNNNNNNNNNNNNNNNNNNNNNNNNNNNNNAATGTCAAAattccgatttttggcaattttccggaattTCTGTATCCCAAAAAAAATTTTcgcaaaaatattttaagaaaaacaataatttgcGAGAAAATGGAGGGGGAAGAAGTCTTTCCAAAATCTGTTAGAGAGCGCGGGAGAAGTAGCGAGACAGTTAAACAGAGAACAATTGTAGAGTTCATAAAAATAGAAGTGAGTATAGCTTTAGTTAAGCTGTACTTAAAATAACAAATGATAGTGGTTTTTTGAACTTATTTATATTGCGTGTCAAACAATTATGAACATGAGAAAGGGTGACCCACCATTAAATCCTAAGGGTGTGCTATCTACTTCACTGGAAGTGTCTCTTCAGCCAATTAGATCAATAACTAGTCCTTGTCCACAGTTCGTCTCTTATGAGTTCACGGGTAATGGTCTACATAGCTCCCCCTCAGAACTGT
This genomic interval from Octopus bimaculoides isolate UCB-OBI-ISO-001 chromosome 4, ASM119413v2, whole genome shotgun sequence contains the following:
- the LOC106869441 gene encoding G2/mitotic-specific cyclin-A, whose product is MSWKDVLHNLTGFYEREQRQKKVRNYLENQSFTAQDREAVIDWMIACVDHYVVSFEVFYLAVSYFDIYLSGRDIEPITSSKLQCLGASCLWISFTRLGQNQDKLANFLDMVSVTDRHSSEKDLYDMFSHIMTRFHYKTHLITPYNFLTSFFFILHLERKHNLRWMSRYILELAHYDADICVKNRYRPSLIATAALYTGLVALRVTVDWISDLSILTPYTGKEYEFRIVHRRMLKLLKVASPSKYRSAYTRYSRKEYNHVALVDFSFIY